The proteins below are encoded in one region of Candidatus Obscuribacterales bacterium:
- a CDS encoding helix-turn-helix domain-containing protein — protein MSRPFKLEITESEADLKKRLQHVSAVVQKEKLQMLWWLKSGQVTQQQEIAQRLGRDISTVTRWLQKYRRSGIQELLNINKAPGVRRIMSDDVLADLRQQLNRPEGFSSYGAIVEWLHEKHGLTMEYGTVYDWVHNRPGAKLKALRPSELSSR, from the coding sequence ATGAGTCGTCCATTCAAGCTTGAGATTACTGAGAGCGAAGCCGACCTGAAGAAACGATTGCAACATGTCAGCGCAGTGGTTCAGAAAGAGAAACTCCAGATGCTGTGGTGGCTCAAAAGCGGACAAGTTACGCAGCAACAAGAGATTGCTCAACGGTTAGGGCGTGATATCTCGACGGTCACCCGATGGCTCCAGAAGTACCGTCGTAGTGGGATACAGGAACTGTTGAACATCAATAAAGCTCCTGGCGTCCGGCGGATCATGAGTGATGACGTGCTTGCCGACCTACGGCAGCAGTTGAATCGTCCCGAAGGCTTCAGCAGCTATGGCGCGATTGTGGAATGGTTGCACGAAAAGCATGGACTGACCATGGAATACGGGACGGTCTATGACTGGGTACATAACCGCCCAGGGGCCAAACTGAAAGCTCTACGCCCCTCGGAGTTATCGTCAAGATGA
- a CDS encoding TetR/AcrR family transcriptional regulator, whose translation MPRSKSSAKPSARDRIMQAASTLFYQEGVQNVGIDRIIAESGVAKMSLYNHFKSKDALITAWLQQRDTSWRQWFQQTVEKQATVPTERLLAMFDALEEWFSQPDFRGCAFINSSVELVDPEHPGYQVAIEHQQAIYDYILQLVHAAEIANPEVVAEQLLLLVEGAIVVAMLRRHPAAAAHAKAAAAMLM comes from the coding sequence ATGCCTCGTTCTAAATCATCTGCAAAACCCTCGGCCCGCGATCGCATCATGCAAGCGGCATCCACCTTGTTTTATCAAGAGGGCGTGCAAAACGTCGGCATTGACCGCATCATCGCCGAGTCGGGCGTGGCGAAAATGTCGTTGTACAACCACTTCAAGTCCAAAGATGCCCTGATTACTGCCTGGCTGCAGCAGCGCGATACTAGCTGGCGGCAATGGTTTCAGCAAACGGTGGAAAAGCAGGCAACGGTACCCACCGAGCGTCTCCTGGCCATGTTTGATGCCTTGGAAGAATGGTTTTCTCAGCCTGACTTTCGTGGCTGTGCCTTCATTAACTCGTCGGTCGAGCTGGTTGATCCTGAGCATCCAGGCTACCAGGTGGCAATTGAGCACCAGCAAGCAATTTATGATTATATTCTGCAACTGGTGCATGCTGCCGAAATCGCCAATCCTGAGGTGGTGGCTGAGCAATTATTGCTGCTGGTGGAAGGGGCGATCGTGGTGGCTATGCTGCGCCGCCACCCTGCTGCTGCCGCCCATGCCAAGGCCGCTGCGGCGATGCTCATGTAG
- a CDS encoding nuclear transport factor 2 family protein, with amino-acid sequence MPEPTTPNHSAIDAANSRPPLPPFTLETAKAKVQAAEDAWNSRNPDQVALAYTVDSEWRNRSEFIKGRDQIREFLTRKWNTELDYRLKKTLWSFTENRISVKFEYEYHTDSGQWYRAYGNENWEFAPNGLMQRREASINDLPIHESERKFRWNRPTCISEPE; translated from the coding sequence ATGCCCGAACCCACAACGCCCAATCATTCTGCCATTGACGCAGCTAACAGCAGACCGCCGCTGCCGCCCTTCACCCTGGAGACAGCAAAAGCAAAAGTGCAAGCCGCTGAAGATGCCTGGAATAGCCGCAATCCTGACCAAGTGGCCCTGGCTTACACCGTTGATTCGGAATGGCGCAATCGCTCGGAGTTCATTAAAGGCCGTGATCAGATTCGCGAATTCCTCACCCGCAAATGGAACACCGAGTTGGACTATCGCCTGAAGAAAACTCTCTGGAGCTTCACCGAAAATCGCATCTCCGTGAAATTTGAGTACGAGTACCATACCGACTCGGGCCAGTGGTATCGCGCCTACGGCAACGAAAACTGGGAATTTGCCCCCAACGGTCTGATGCAGCGACGGGAAGCCAGTATCAACGACCTACCCATTCACGAGTCTGAGCGCAAGTTCCGCTGGAATAGACCGACCTGTATTTCTGAACCCGAATGA
- the nrtS gene encoding nitrate/nitrite transporter NrtS codes for MLAAPPTPAANPCDGLHTLLLYLGGERESLPTDCSPSPIMAAPESPAHPPTVTLADYRKSLRNPDLVPQAVRMALIIGSLVFSMNHGKALLQNEMNRDRWLSGSLSFVIPYLVSIYGQTQCRIRRPEEF; via the coding sequence ATGCTAGCCGCTCCCCCAACGCCTGCAGCGAATCCCTGCGACGGACTGCATACCCTGCTGCTCTATCTGGGTGGAGAACGGGAAAGCCTTCCGACTGACTGCAGTCCCAGTCCCATCATGGCAGCCCCCGAGTCTCCCGCTCATCCTCCAACTGTCACCCTAGCGGACTACCGCAAGAGCCTCCGGAATCCAGACCTCGTGCCTCAAGCGGTACGCATGGCGCTGATTATCGGTTCTCTGGTGTTTTCCATGAACCACGGCAAAGCCTTGCTGCAAAACGAGATGAACCGCGATCGCTGGTTGTCGGGATCCTTGTCTTTCGTGATACCTTATCTCGTCAGTATTTACGGACAAACCCAGTGCCGGATCCGCCGTCCTGAAGAGTTTTAA
- a CDS encoding glutathione S-transferase N-terminal domain-containing protein: MIDLYTYTTPNGRKPAILLEELGLPYTIHKIDIGRGDQFTPEFKAINPNSKIPAIIDRDNDLAIFESGAILIYLAEKAGKLLPADVVGRAKVMEWLMFQMASVGPMLGQLGHFRNAAPEKIPYAVERYHRETLRLLDVLDRQLEDRPYITGTYSIADIATVPWVAAAQTPYLGLSIAAFPNVDRWVEMMKKRPAVQVGMDILQPSFKSNFGTLAVAEPTMQQTAA, translated from the coding sequence ATGATTGACCTGTACACCTACACCACCCCCAATGGCCGCAAGCCTGCCATTCTGCTCGAAGAACTCGGGCTGCCCTACACCATTCACAAAATTGACATTGGCAGAGGCGATCAGTTTACGCCCGAATTTAAGGCCATCAACCCCAACAGCAAAATTCCTGCCATTATCGATCGCGATAATGACCTCGCCATCTTCGAATCCGGTGCAATTTTGATTTACCTAGCAGAAAAAGCCGGTAAGTTGCTGCCCGCTGACGTGGTGGGTCGCGCCAAAGTGATGGAGTGGCTGATGTTCCAGATGGCCAGCGTGGGACCGATGTTGGGTCAACTCGGCCACTTCCGTAACGCTGCGCCTGAGAAAATCCCTTATGCGGTGGAACGATATCACCGGGAAACTTTGCGGCTGCTCGACGTGCTTGATCGCCAGCTTGAGGATCGTCCCTACATTACTGGGACTTACTCCATCGCCGATATTGCCACAGTTCCCTGGGTGGCTGCCGCTCAAACACCTTATTTGGGCCTCTCCATTGCAGCGTTTCCCAACGTTGACCGCTGGGTCGAAATGATGAAAAAACGTCCTGCTGTGCAGGTCGGCATGGATATTCTCCAACCCAGTTTCAAAAGCAACTTTGGGACGTTGGCAGTCGCCGAGCCGACTATGCAACAGACTGCAGCGTAA